One window from the genome of Lathamus discolor isolate bLatDis1 chromosome 8, bLatDis1.hap1, whole genome shotgun sequence encodes:
- the CHRNA3 gene encoding neuronal acetylcholine receptor subunit alpha-3 isoform X3 → MESMRALVLTAAVCSLCQGCGGSEAEHRLYAALFENYNQFVRPVKNVSDPVIIQFEVSMSQLVKVDEVNQIMETNLWLKHIWNDYKLRWNPADYGGAEFIRVPSGQIWKPDIVLYNNAVGDFQVDDKTKALLKYTGDVTWIPPAIFKSSCKIDVTYFPFDYQNCTMKFGSWSYDKAKIDLVLIGSTMNLKDYWESGEWAIIKAPGYKHDIKYNCCEEIYPDITYSLYIRRLPLFYTINMIIPCLLISFLTVLVFYLPSDCGEKVTLCISVLLSLTVFLLVITETIPSTSLVIPLIGEYLLFTMIFVTLSIVITVFVLNVHYRTPKTHTMPVWVRTIFLNLLPRIMFMTRPASDDDNNQKPKPFFTSEFSNLNCFNSSETKCCKDGFVCQDMACSCCQYQRMKFSDFSGNLTRSSSSESVDPLFSFSVLSPEMRDAIESVKYIAENMKMQNEAKESLPAITKNLRMNILHHDLLYCCCRGRCCS, encoded by the exons ATGGAGAGCATGCGGGCTCTCGTGCTAACCGCTGCTGTTTGCTCCCTCTGTCAAG GCTGCGGCGGCTCCGAGGCCGAGCACCGGCTCTACGCGGCCCTCTTCGAGAACTACAACCAGTTCGTCCGGCCCGTCAAGAACGTCTCGGACCCCGTCATCATCCAGTTCGAGGTGTCCATGTCCCAGCTGGTGAAGGTG GATGAAGTCAACCAGATCATGGAGACCAACCTGTGGCTGAAGCAC ATCTGGAATGACTACAAGCTTCGGTGGAATCCAGCGGACTACGGAGGCGCTGAATTCATCCGAGTACCATCTGGCCAGATCTGGAAGCCAGATATTGTATTATATAACAA TGCAGTTGGGGATTTCCAGGTTGATGACAAGACAAAGGCCCTATTGAAATACACAGGTGATGTGACCTGGATCCCTCCAGCTATATTTAAAAGCTCATGTAAAATAGATGTAACCTACTTCCCATTTGACTATCAGAATTGCACCATGAAGTTTGGTTCCTGGTCTTATGATAAAGCCAAAATTGACTTAGTTTTGATTGGCTCTACAATGAACCTGAAAGATTACTGGGAGAGTGGAGAATGGGCTATTATTAAAGCTCCTGGCTATAAACATGACATCAAATACAACTGCTGTGAAGAGATATATCCAGACATCACATATTCGCTTTACATTAGGCGTTTACCTTTATTCTACACTATCAATATGATTATTCCATGCCTGCTGATTTCTTTTCTGACTGTGTTAGTTTTCTACTTGCCTTCAGACTGCGGTGAGAAGGTGACACTCTGCATATCAGTCCTTCTGTCTTTAACAGTGTTCCTCCTTGTTATCACAGAAACCATACCTTCTACTTCCCTGGTAATTCCACTTATTGGGGAATACCTCCTTTTCACCATGATATTTGTAACTCTATCTATTGTCATTACGGTCTTTGTACTTAACGTGCACTACAGGACACCCAAGACACACACAATGCCTGTGTGGGTGAGAACCATTTTCTTGAACTTACTTCCCAGGATCATGTTTATGACAAGGCCTGCCAGTGATGACGACAATAATCAGAAGCCAAAACCATTTTTCACTTCTGAGTTTTCAAACTTAAATTGCTTCAACAGTTCCGAAACCAAATGCTGCAAAGATGGCTTTGTATGTCAAGATATGGCATGCAGCTGTTGTCAGTACCAGCGAATGAAGTTCTCTGATTTCAGTGGCAATCTCACAAGAAGTTCAAGCTCCGAGTCTGTAGAtcctctgttttcattttcagttctgtCACCAGAAATGAGAGATGCTATTGAAAGTGTTAAATATATtgcagaaaatatgaaaatgcagaatgaaGCAAAAGAG AGCTTACCAGCAATAACAAAGAACTTAAGAATGAACATCCTTCACCATGACTTATtgtactgctgctgcagaggaaggtgCTGTAGCTAA
- the CHRNA3 gene encoding neuronal acetylcholine receptor subunit alpha-3 isoform X1, with amino-acid sequence MESMRALVLTAAVCSLCQGCGGSEAEHRLYAALFENYNQFVRPVKNVSDPVIIQFEVSMSQLVKVDEVNQIMETNLWLKHIWNDYKLRWNPADYGGAEFIRVPSGQIWKPDIVLYNNAVGDFQVDDKTKALLKYTGDVTWIPPAIFKSSCKIDVTYFPFDYQNCTMKFGSWSYDKAKIDLVLIGSTMNLKDYWESGEWAIIKAPGYKHDIKYNCCEEIYPDITYSLYIRRLPLFYTINMIIPCLLISFLTVLVFYLPSDCGEKVTLCISVLLSLTVFLLVITETIPSTSLVIPLIGEYLLFTMIFVTLSIVITVFVLNVHYRTPKTHTMPVWVRTIFLNLLPRIMFMTRPASDDDNNQKPKPFFTSEFSNLNCFNSSETKCCKDGFVCQDMACSCCQYQRMKFSDFSGNLTRSSSSESVDPLFSFSVLSPEMRDAIESVKYIAENMKMQNEAKEVRTYFTVTQTADTICCVFCKKEISNSPQYMYPQVKKRTPQTIILHTYPSCVINVQI; translated from the exons ATGGAGAGCATGCGGGCTCTCGTGCTAACCGCTGCTGTTTGCTCCCTCTGTCAAG GCTGCGGCGGCTCCGAGGCCGAGCACCGGCTCTACGCGGCCCTCTTCGAGAACTACAACCAGTTCGTCCGGCCCGTCAAGAACGTCTCGGACCCCGTCATCATCCAGTTCGAGGTGTCCATGTCCCAGCTGGTGAAGGTG GATGAAGTCAACCAGATCATGGAGACCAACCTGTGGCTGAAGCAC ATCTGGAATGACTACAAGCTTCGGTGGAATCCAGCGGACTACGGAGGCGCTGAATTCATCCGAGTACCATCTGGCCAGATCTGGAAGCCAGATATTGTATTATATAACAA TGCAGTTGGGGATTTCCAGGTTGATGACAAGACAAAGGCCCTATTGAAATACACAGGTGATGTGACCTGGATCCCTCCAGCTATATTTAAAAGCTCATGTAAAATAGATGTAACCTACTTCCCATTTGACTATCAGAATTGCACCATGAAGTTTGGTTCCTGGTCTTATGATAAAGCCAAAATTGACTTAGTTTTGATTGGCTCTACAATGAACCTGAAAGATTACTGGGAGAGTGGAGAATGGGCTATTATTAAAGCTCCTGGCTATAAACATGACATCAAATACAACTGCTGTGAAGAGATATATCCAGACATCACATATTCGCTTTACATTAGGCGTTTACCTTTATTCTACACTATCAATATGATTATTCCATGCCTGCTGATTTCTTTTCTGACTGTGTTAGTTTTCTACTTGCCTTCAGACTGCGGTGAGAAGGTGACACTCTGCATATCAGTCCTTCTGTCTTTAACAGTGTTCCTCCTTGTTATCACAGAAACCATACCTTCTACTTCCCTGGTAATTCCACTTATTGGGGAATACCTCCTTTTCACCATGATATTTGTAACTCTATCTATTGTCATTACGGTCTTTGTACTTAACGTGCACTACAGGACACCCAAGACACACACAATGCCTGTGTGGGTGAGAACCATTTTCTTGAACTTACTTCCCAGGATCATGTTTATGACAAGGCCTGCCAGTGATGACGACAATAATCAGAAGCCAAAACCATTTTTCACTTCTGAGTTTTCAAACTTAAATTGCTTCAACAGTTCCGAAACCAAATGCTGCAAAGATGGCTTTGTATGTCAAGATATGGCATGCAGCTGTTGTCAGTACCAGCGAATGAAGTTCTCTGATTTCAGTGGCAATCTCACAAGAAGTTCAAGCTCCGAGTCTGTAGAtcctctgttttcattttcagttctgtCACCAGAAATGAGAGATGCTATTGAAAGTGTTAAATATATtgcagaaaatatgaaaatgcagaatgaaGCAAAAGAGGTAAGAACATATTTTACTGTTACTCAAACTGCAGACACCATTTGCTGTGTGTTTTGTAAGAAAGAGATCTCAAACTCCCCACAATACATGTACCCCCAAGTTAAAAAAAGGACACCACAAACCATTATTTTACACACCTACCCGAGCTGTGTGATAAATGTGCAGATTTGA
- the CHRNA3 gene encoding neuronal acetylcholine receptor subunit alpha-3 isoform X2 — translation MESMRALVLTAAVCSLCQGCGGSEAEHRLYAALFENYNQFVRPVKNVSDPVIIQFEVSMSQLVKVDEVNQIMETNLWLKHIWNDYKLRWNPADYGGAEFIRVPSGQIWKPDIVLYNNAVGDFQVDDKTKALLKYTGDVTWIPPAIFKSSCKIDVTYFPFDYQNCTMKFGSWSYDKAKIDLVLIGSTMNLKDYWESGEWAIIKAPGYKHDIKYNCCEEIYPDITYSLYIRRLPLFYTINMIIPCLLISFLTVLVFYLPSDCGEKVTLCISVLLSLTVFLLVITETIPSTSLVIPLIGEYLLFTMIFVTLSIVITVFVLNVHYRTPKTHTMPVWVRTIFLNLLPRIMFMTRPASDDDNNQKPKPFFTSEFSNLNCFNSSETKCCKDGFVCQDMACSCCQYQRMKFSDFSGNLTRSSSSESVDPLFSFSVLSPEMRDAIESVKYIAENMKMQNEAKEIQDDWKYVAMVIDRIFLWVFILNKDLSWPQLCLTKKAVC, via the exons ATGGAGAGCATGCGGGCTCTCGTGCTAACCGCTGCTGTTTGCTCCCTCTGTCAAG GCTGCGGCGGCTCCGAGGCCGAGCACCGGCTCTACGCGGCCCTCTTCGAGAACTACAACCAGTTCGTCCGGCCCGTCAAGAACGTCTCGGACCCCGTCATCATCCAGTTCGAGGTGTCCATGTCCCAGCTGGTGAAGGTG GATGAAGTCAACCAGATCATGGAGACCAACCTGTGGCTGAAGCAC ATCTGGAATGACTACAAGCTTCGGTGGAATCCAGCGGACTACGGAGGCGCTGAATTCATCCGAGTACCATCTGGCCAGATCTGGAAGCCAGATATTGTATTATATAACAA TGCAGTTGGGGATTTCCAGGTTGATGACAAGACAAAGGCCCTATTGAAATACACAGGTGATGTGACCTGGATCCCTCCAGCTATATTTAAAAGCTCATGTAAAATAGATGTAACCTACTTCCCATTTGACTATCAGAATTGCACCATGAAGTTTGGTTCCTGGTCTTATGATAAAGCCAAAATTGACTTAGTTTTGATTGGCTCTACAATGAACCTGAAAGATTACTGGGAGAGTGGAGAATGGGCTATTATTAAAGCTCCTGGCTATAAACATGACATCAAATACAACTGCTGTGAAGAGATATATCCAGACATCACATATTCGCTTTACATTAGGCGTTTACCTTTATTCTACACTATCAATATGATTATTCCATGCCTGCTGATTTCTTTTCTGACTGTGTTAGTTTTCTACTTGCCTTCAGACTGCGGTGAGAAGGTGACACTCTGCATATCAGTCCTTCTGTCTTTAACAGTGTTCCTCCTTGTTATCACAGAAACCATACCTTCTACTTCCCTGGTAATTCCACTTATTGGGGAATACCTCCTTTTCACCATGATATTTGTAACTCTATCTATTGTCATTACGGTCTTTGTACTTAACGTGCACTACAGGACACCCAAGACACACACAATGCCTGTGTGGGTGAGAACCATTTTCTTGAACTTACTTCCCAGGATCATGTTTATGACAAGGCCTGCCAGTGATGACGACAATAATCAGAAGCCAAAACCATTTTTCACTTCTGAGTTTTCAAACTTAAATTGCTTCAACAGTTCCGAAACCAAATGCTGCAAAGATGGCTTTGTATGTCAAGATATGGCATGCAGCTGTTGTCAGTACCAGCGAATGAAGTTCTCTGATTTCAGTGGCAATCTCACAAGAAGTTCAAGCTCCGAGTCTGTAGAtcctctgttttcattttcagttctgtCACCAGAAATGAGAGATGCTATTGAAAGTGTTAAATATATtgcagaaaatatgaaaatgcagaatgaaGCAAAAGAG
- the CHRNA3 gene encoding neuronal acetylcholine receptor subunit alpha-3 isoform X4, protein MESMRALVLTAAVCSLCQGCGGSEAEHRLYAALFENYNQFVRPVKNVSDPVIIQFEVSMSQLVKVDEVNQIMETNLWLKHIWNDYKLRWNPADYGGAEFIRVPSGQIWKPDIVLYNNAVGDFQVDDKTKALLKYTGDVTWIPPAIFKSSCKIDVTYFPFDYQNCTMKFGSWSYDKAKIDLVLIGSTMNLKDYWESGEWAIIKAPGYKHDIKYNCCEEIYPDITYSLYIRRLPLFYTINMIIPCLLISFLTVLVFYLPSDCGEKVTLCISVLLSLTVFLLVITETIPSTSLVIPLIGEYLLFTMIFVTLSIVITVFVLNVHYRTPKTHTMPVWVRTIFLNLLPRIMFMTRPASDDDNNQKPKPFFTSEFSNLNCFNSSETKCCKDGFVCQDMACSCCQYQRMKFSDFSGNLTRSSSSESVDPLFSFSVLSPEMRDAIESVKYIAENMKMQNEAKEIQDDWKYVAMVIDRIFLWVFILVCILGTAGLFLQPLMAGDEM, encoded by the exons ATGGAGAGCATGCGGGCTCTCGTGCTAACCGCTGCTGTTTGCTCCCTCTGTCAAG GCTGCGGCGGCTCCGAGGCCGAGCACCGGCTCTACGCGGCCCTCTTCGAGAACTACAACCAGTTCGTCCGGCCCGTCAAGAACGTCTCGGACCCCGTCATCATCCAGTTCGAGGTGTCCATGTCCCAGCTGGTGAAGGTG GATGAAGTCAACCAGATCATGGAGACCAACCTGTGGCTGAAGCAC ATCTGGAATGACTACAAGCTTCGGTGGAATCCAGCGGACTACGGAGGCGCTGAATTCATCCGAGTACCATCTGGCCAGATCTGGAAGCCAGATATTGTATTATATAACAA TGCAGTTGGGGATTTCCAGGTTGATGACAAGACAAAGGCCCTATTGAAATACACAGGTGATGTGACCTGGATCCCTCCAGCTATATTTAAAAGCTCATGTAAAATAGATGTAACCTACTTCCCATTTGACTATCAGAATTGCACCATGAAGTTTGGTTCCTGGTCTTATGATAAAGCCAAAATTGACTTAGTTTTGATTGGCTCTACAATGAACCTGAAAGATTACTGGGAGAGTGGAGAATGGGCTATTATTAAAGCTCCTGGCTATAAACATGACATCAAATACAACTGCTGTGAAGAGATATATCCAGACATCACATATTCGCTTTACATTAGGCGTTTACCTTTATTCTACACTATCAATATGATTATTCCATGCCTGCTGATTTCTTTTCTGACTGTGTTAGTTTTCTACTTGCCTTCAGACTGCGGTGAGAAGGTGACACTCTGCATATCAGTCCTTCTGTCTTTAACAGTGTTCCTCCTTGTTATCACAGAAACCATACCTTCTACTTCCCTGGTAATTCCACTTATTGGGGAATACCTCCTTTTCACCATGATATTTGTAACTCTATCTATTGTCATTACGGTCTTTGTACTTAACGTGCACTACAGGACACCCAAGACACACACAATGCCTGTGTGGGTGAGAACCATTTTCTTGAACTTACTTCCCAGGATCATGTTTATGACAAGGCCTGCCAGTGATGACGACAATAATCAGAAGCCAAAACCATTTTTCACTTCTGAGTTTTCAAACTTAAATTGCTTCAACAGTTCCGAAACCAAATGCTGCAAAGATGGCTTTGTATGTCAAGATATGGCATGCAGCTGTTGTCAGTACCAGCGAATGAAGTTCTCTGATTTCAGTGGCAATCTCACAAGAAGTTCAAGCTCCGAGTCTGTAGAtcctctgttttcattttcagttctgtCACCAGAAATGAGAGATGCTATTGAAAGTGTTAAATATATtgcagaaaatatgaaaatgcagaatgaaGCAAAAGAG